From a region of the Streptomyces venezuelae genome:
- a CDS encoding DUF1844 domain-containing protein, which translates to MTDATPPTEPAADGAPDYDTMTRDIADVPAVEVITTVAVHLLSAAAVNLGLDKPDSEHKDLDEARKLITALAGLVTASATEISSFHAAPLRDGLKSLQLAFREASIVPDEPGQGPGEKFTGPVFG; encoded by the coding sequence ATGACTGACGCGACACCCCCCACCGAACCCGCTGCCGACGGCGCCCCCGACTACGACACCATGACCCGCGACATCGCGGACGTGCCCGCCGTCGAGGTGATCACCACGGTGGCCGTGCACCTGCTGAGCGCCGCGGCGGTCAACCTGGGCCTGGACAAGCCGGACTCCGAGCACAAGGACCTCGACGAGGCCCGCAAGCTGATCACGGCCCTGGCCGGCCTGGTCACCGCGAGCGCCACCGAGATCAGCTCCTTCCACGCCGCCCCGCTGCGCGACGGCCTGAAGTCGCTCCAGCTGGCCTTCCGCGAGGCCTCGATCGTGCCGGACGAGCCGGGCCAGGGTCCGGGCGAGAAGTTCACGGGTCCCGTCTTCGGCTGA
- a CDS encoding SseB family protein: MANKNIPDPGFSDDDGSADPRLTEALAAWSADRSKEPQVLAALRGARLLVPVVAVLGEVETDPETGLRREKTSDMAVPTLRAGDRRALPAFTSIASLALWDPAARPVAVPLHQALAAAAHEKADTVVIDLAGPVTYQLTGSALLALAEGRTDAGPLADPAVREAVRAAVSAEPAVLRAHLGPGGADSDGTLAIVLAGGAQASAAARRVAEALAADTTLRARLVRGLDLALLPPEAPAPPGEPLFTR; this comes from the coding sequence GTGGCGAACAAGAACATTCCCGACCCGGGATTCTCCGACGACGACGGCTCCGCCGATCCCCGGCTGACCGAGGCCCTGGCCGCCTGGTCCGCGGACCGGTCGAAGGAGCCGCAGGTCCTGGCCGCGCTCAGGGGCGCCCGCCTGCTGGTCCCCGTGGTGGCCGTCCTCGGCGAGGTGGAGACCGACCCGGAGACGGGTCTGCGGCGCGAGAAGACCAGCGACATGGCCGTCCCCACCCTGCGGGCGGGCGACCGGCGGGCCCTGCCCGCCTTCACCTCGATCGCCTCGCTCGCGCTCTGGGACCCCGCCGCCCGGCCGGTGGCCGTCCCGCTGCACCAGGCGCTGGCGGCCGCCGCGCACGAGAAGGCCGACACCGTGGTCATCGACCTGGCCGGCCCCGTCACCTACCAGCTGACCGGCTCCGCCCTGCTCGCGCTCGCCGAGGGCCGCACCGACGCGGGGCCGCTGGCCGATCCCGCCGTACGGGAAGCCGTACGGGCCGCCGTGTCCGCGGAGCCGGCCGTCCTGCGCGCCCACCTCGGCCCGGGCGGTGCCGACTCCGACGGCACCCTGGCGATCGTCCTGGCCGGGGGCGCGCAGGCGTCCGCCGCGGCCCGGCGGGTCGCCGAGGCGCTGGCGGCCGACACCACGCTGCGGGCCCGGCTGGTCCGAGGGCTGGACCTGGCGCTGCTGCCCCCGGAGGCCCCGGCCCCGCCCGGCGAGCCGCTGTTCACCCGCTGA
- the mycP gene encoding type VII secretion-associated serine protease mycosin has translation MIRRASGRTAAALLTATLLVSATASPVAADNIRDRQWGLLALRAEEAWGTTRGDGVTVAVLDTGVDESHPDLSGQVLAGTDLIGMGAGPGDRAWARHGTAMASIIAGHGHGPNRGQGVLGIAPQARILPVRVILEEGDPGRAKARDSKGGSLAEGIRWAADHGADVINLSLGDDSDSAHHEAGEDEAVQYALAKGVVVVASAGNGGEAGDRVSYPAAYPGVIAVTAVDRRGKKAKFSTRNWYATVSAPGVDVVIADPDRSYYEGWGTSAAAAFVSGAVALVLAAHPDLTPAQVKKLLETTASDSPAGGRDDARGHGLVDPVAALRAAEEIRPEAAAPVPALAGSTYFGPGPEAPRPPARGVRPGAPAAAVAGAVLLVLAAVLARRPRRGARGRGQDPYPAQ, from the coding sequence ATGATCCGCCGGGCCTCCGGGCGGACGGCCGCCGCCCTGCTCACCGCGACCCTCCTGGTGTCCGCCACCGCGTCCCCCGTCGCCGCCGACAACATCCGCGACCGTCAGTGGGGCCTGCTGGCCCTGCGTGCCGAGGAGGCCTGGGGAACCACCCGGGGCGACGGGGTGACCGTGGCCGTCCTCGACACCGGCGTCGACGAATCCCATCCCGACCTCTCCGGCCAGGTCCTCGCCGGCACCGACCTCATCGGCATGGGGGCCGGCCCCGGCGACCGCGCCTGGGCCCGCCACGGAACCGCCATGGCGAGCATCATCGCCGGGCACGGCCACGGTCCCAACCGCGGCCAGGGCGTCCTCGGCATCGCCCCGCAGGCACGGATCCTCCCCGTCCGGGTGATCCTCGAAGAGGGCGACCCGGGCCGCGCCAAGGCCCGCGACAGCAAGGGCGGGTCGCTGGCCGAGGGCATCCGCTGGGCCGCGGACCACGGCGCCGACGTGATCAACCTGTCCCTCGGTGACGACAGCGACTCCGCCCACCACGAGGCGGGGGAGGACGAGGCCGTCCAGTACGCCCTGGCCAAGGGGGTGGTCGTCGTGGCCTCCGCGGGCAACGGCGGCGAGGCGGGCGACCGCGTCTCCTACCCGGCCGCCTATCCGGGGGTCATCGCCGTCACCGCCGTCGACCGGCGCGGCAAGAAGGCCAAGTTCTCCACCCGCAACTGGTACGCCACCGTCAGCGCCCCCGGCGTCGACGTCGTCATCGCCGACCCCGACCGCTCCTACTACGAGGGCTGGGGCACCAGCGCCGCGGCGGCCTTCGTCTCCGGCGCCGTCGCCCTCGTCCTGGCCGCGCACCCCGACCTGACCCCGGCGCAGGTGAAGAAGCTGCTGGAGACGACCGCCTCCGACTCCCCGGCCGGCGGCCGCGACGACGCCCGCGGTCATGGGCTGGTCGACCCCGTCGCCGCTCTCCGGGCCGCCGAGGAGATACGCCCGGAGGCCGCGGCACCCGTGCCCGCCTTGGCCGGGAGCACCTACTTCGGCCCCGGCCCCGAGGCGCCCCGCCCGCCCGCGCGGGGCGTCCGGCCGGGGGCCCCGGCGGCAGCGGTCGCGGGGGCGGTGCTGCTGGTGCTGGCCGCCGTACTCGCGCGGCGCCCGCGCCGGGGCGCCCGGGGCCGTGGCCAGGACCCGTACCCGGCACAGTAG
- a CDS encoding amino acid deaminase/aldolase, with product MNSAATDRARYDRATAHLDAPLAVVDLDAFDANADDLVRRAAGKPVRVASKSVRCRALLERALARPGFAGIMSYTLAESLWLARSGFEDVLLAYPSADRAGFGELANDAKLAGAVTVVVDDPAQLDLIDAARDGGAEEIRVCLELDTSLRLFGGRVRIGARRSPLREPAQLAGLARAVTARPGFRVVGLMAYEGHVAGVGDSLAGRPLRSRTIRLMQGAARKELAERRAEVVRAVRAVVPDLEFVNGGGTGSVQQTAAEDAVTEIAAGSGLYMPRLFDNYTSFSGRPAALFAQPVVRRPGVGVVTVLGGGYPASGAAGPDRLPVPYLPQGLRYDPQEGAGEVQTPLLGSPADDLLIGDRVWFRHAKAGELCERFDTLHLIEGDRVTAAVPTYRGEGRTFL from the coding sequence ATGAACTCCGCCGCCACCGACCGCGCCCGGTACGACCGGGCGACCGCGCACCTGGACGCGCCGCTGGCCGTCGTGGATCTCGACGCCTTCGACGCCAACGCCGACGATCTCGTCCGCCGCGCCGCCGGCAAGCCGGTCCGGGTCGCGAGCAAGTCGGTGCGGTGCCGCGCGCTGCTGGAACGGGCCCTCGCCCGTCCCGGGTTCGCGGGGATCATGTCGTACACCCTCGCCGAGTCGCTCTGGCTGGCCCGGTCCGGGTTCGAGGACGTCCTGCTCGCCTATCCCTCGGCCGACCGGGCCGGCTTCGGCGAGCTGGCGAACGACGCCAAGCTGGCCGGCGCGGTCACGGTGGTCGTGGACGATCCGGCGCAGCTCGACCTGATCGACGCGGCCCGGGACGGCGGCGCCGAGGAGATCCGGGTCTGCCTGGAACTGGACACGTCCCTGCGGCTGTTCGGCGGCCGGGTACGGATCGGGGCCCGCCGGTCCCCGCTGCGCGAGCCCGCGCAGCTGGCCGGGCTGGCCCGGGCGGTGACCGCCCGGCCCGGCTTCCGGGTCGTGGGGCTGATGGCGTACGAGGGCCATGTCGCCGGGGTCGGGGACTCGCTGGCCGGTCGCCCGCTGCGGTCCCGGACGATCCGGCTGATGCAGGGCGCGGCCCGCAAGGAGCTGGCGGAGCGGCGGGCGGAGGTGGTGCGGGCCGTACGGGCCGTCGTACCGGACCTGGAGTTCGTCAACGGCGGTGGTACCGGCAGCGTGCAGCAGACGGCCGCCGAGGACGCGGTGACGGAGATTGCGGCGGGTTCGGGCCTGTACATGCCCCGGCTGTTCGACAACTACACGTCGTTCAGCGGCCGTCCGGCGGCCCTCTTCGCCCAGCCCGTGGTGCGCAGGCCCGGGGTGGGTGTGGTGACGGTGCTCGGGGGCGGCTATCCGGCCTCCGGTGCGGCCGGGCCGGACCGGCTGCCGGTCCCGTACCTGCCCCAGGGGCTCCGCTACGACCCGCAGGAGGGCGCGGGCGAGGTGCAGACCCCGCTGCTGGGAAGCCCGGCCGACGACCTGCTGATCGGCGACCGGGTCTGGTTCCGGCACGCGAAGGCGGGCGAGCTGTGCGAGCGGTTCGACACCCTGCACCTGATCGAGGGCGACCGGGTCACCGCCGCCGTGCCGACCTACCGGGGCGAGGGGCGGACCTTCCTCTAG
- a CDS encoding GNAT family N-acetyltransferase codes for MWEIARSWVDGWTVSRRTPKPVDAPWGLSIQVGLASQTVRHVLLDADAETARGLVAAVTEPATWIKGFLAPEVMEAWFPPEWEPVDPGFLMAVDLRPSPVRPPDGYTVTAETADGVVTVSVLAAGGEPAARGQIGLTGAACVFDQIVTEEAHRRLGLGTVVMGALTAAATEHGAATGILGATVQGRALYETLDWKVLAPLTGFVHKPAAGIRTA; via the coding sequence ATGTGGGAGATCGCGCGCTCGTGGGTCGACGGATGGACCGTCTCGCGGCGGACACCGAAACCGGTGGACGCGCCCTGGGGGCTGAGCATCCAGGTCGGACTGGCGTCCCAGACGGTCCGTCACGTCCTCCTCGACGCCGATGCCGAGACCGCCCGCGGGCTCGTCGCGGCCGTCACCGAACCGGCCACCTGGATCAAGGGCTTCCTGGCACCGGAGGTCATGGAAGCGTGGTTCCCGCCCGAGTGGGAGCCGGTCGATCCCGGCTTCCTGATGGCCGTCGACCTGCGTCCCTCCCCCGTGCGCCCGCCTGACGGGTACACGGTCACCGCCGAGACCGCCGACGGCGTCGTCACCGTGAGCGTCCTGGCCGCCGGCGGGGAACCCGCCGCGCGCGGCCAGATCGGGCTGACGGGCGCCGCCTGCGTCTTCGACCAGATCGTCACCGAGGAGGCGCACCGGCGCCTCGGCCTCGGGACGGTGGTGATGGGCGCCCTGACCGCCGCGGCCACCGAGCACGGGGCGGCCACCGGAATCCTGGGCGCGACCGTCCAGGGCCGGGCGCTCTACGAAACGCTCGACTGGAAGGTCCTCGCCCCGCTGACGGGCTTCGTCCACAAGCCCGCCGCCGGAATCCGGACGGCCTAG
- a CDS encoding 3-oxoacyl-ACP reductase, which translates to MSNEEIVCRRLVGRTAVITGAGSGIGLATARRLASEGANVVCGDIDETAGKAAAEEVGGTYVKVDVTSPEEVEALFKTAFDTYGSVDIAFNNAGISPPDDDSILTTGLEAWKRVQDVNLTSVYLCCKAALPYMQRQGRGSIINTASFVAIMGAATSQISYTASKGGVLAMSRELGVQFAREGIRVNALCPGPVNTPLLQELFAKDPERAARRLVHIPLGRFAEPTEIAAAVAFLASDDSSFINATDFLVDGGISGAYVTPL; encoded by the coding sequence ATGTCCAACGAAGAGATCGTCTGCCGCCGCCTGGTCGGCCGTACCGCCGTCATCACCGGAGCCGGCAGCGGCATCGGCCTCGCCACCGCCCGCCGCCTGGCCTCCGAGGGTGCCAACGTCGTCTGCGGCGACATCGACGAGACCGCCGGCAAGGCCGCGGCCGAAGAGGTGGGCGGCACCTACGTCAAGGTCGACGTCACCAGCCCCGAGGAGGTCGAGGCGCTCTTCAAGACGGCCTTCGACACCTACGGCTCCGTGGACATCGCCTTCAACAACGCGGGCATCTCGCCCCCGGACGACGACTCCATCCTGACCACCGGCCTGGAGGCCTGGAAGCGCGTCCAGGACGTCAACCTCACCTCCGTCTACCTGTGCTGCAAGGCGGCCCTGCCCTACATGCAGCGCCAGGGCCGCGGGTCCATCATCAACACCGCCTCCTTCGTCGCCATCATGGGCGCCGCCACCTCCCAGATCTCCTACACCGCCTCCAAGGGCGGGGTCCTCGCCATGTCCCGCGAGCTCGGCGTGCAGTTCGCCCGCGAGGGCATCCGCGTCAACGCCCTGTGCCCGGGGCCCGTGAACACCCCGCTGCTGCAGGAGCTGTTCGCCAAGGACCCCGAGCGCGCCGCCCGCCGCCTCGTCCACATCCCGCTGGGCCGCTTCGCCGAACCCACCGAGATCGCCGCCGCCGTCGCCTTCCTCGCCAGCGACGACTCCTCCTTCATCAACGCCACCGACTTCCTCGTCGACGGCGGCATCTCCGGTGCGTACGTGACCCCGCTGTAG
- a CDS encoding aldehyde dehydrogenase family protein, protein MLNPATEETVAIVPAATRDDVDAAVARATAAQRAWAAAAPADRARLLRRFAAVVDGHIEELARLEVLEAGHTIGNARWEAGNVRDLLDFAAGGVERLSGRQIPVAGGIDVTFLEPLGVIGVIAPWNFPMPIAAWGLAPALAAGNAVILKPAETTPLTALRLAELALQAGIPEHLFQVLPGHGGVAGDALVEHPGVAKIVFTGSTRVGKQIMAKCADRVKRVTLELGGKSPNIVFADADLEAAAAAAPMAFLDNTGQDCCARTRILVQRSAYDRFLELVAPGIAAVTVGDPLDEKTQMGPLISRTQLDRVRSYVTDDLTAIRGTAPEGPGFWYPPTLVTDVAPTAPVAAEEVFGPVAVVLPFEDEEDAVRLANATEYGLSGSLWTRDIGRALRVSRAVAAGNLSVNSHSSVRYWTPFGGYKQSGLGRELGPDALTAFTETKNVFISTEA, encoded by the coding sequence GTGCTGAATCCGGCCACCGAGGAAACCGTCGCCATCGTCCCGGCCGCCACACGGGACGACGTCGACGCCGCCGTCGCACGGGCCACCGCGGCCCAGCGCGCCTGGGCGGCAGCCGCCCCCGCGGACCGGGCCCGGCTGCTGCGCCGCTTCGCCGCGGTCGTCGACGGCCACATCGAGGAACTGGCCCGGCTGGAGGTCCTCGAAGCCGGCCACACCATCGGCAACGCCCGGTGGGAAGCCGGCAACGTACGCGACCTCCTCGACTTCGCCGCCGGGGGAGTGGAACGGCTCTCAGGCCGCCAGATCCCCGTCGCCGGCGGCATCGACGTCACCTTCCTCGAACCCCTCGGTGTGATCGGCGTGATCGCCCCGTGGAACTTCCCCATGCCGATCGCCGCCTGGGGCCTCGCCCCGGCCCTCGCCGCCGGCAACGCCGTCATCCTCAAGCCCGCCGAGACCACCCCGCTGACCGCGCTGCGCCTCGCCGAACTCGCCCTCCAGGCCGGGATCCCCGAACACCTCTTCCAGGTGCTCCCCGGGCACGGGGGCGTCGCCGGCGACGCACTCGTCGAACACCCCGGCGTCGCGAAGATCGTCTTCACCGGGTCCACCCGCGTGGGCAAGCAGATCATGGCCAAGTGCGCCGACCGGGTGAAGCGCGTCACCCTCGAACTCGGCGGCAAGAGCCCCAACATCGTCTTCGCCGACGCCGACCTCGAAGCGGCGGCCGCCGCCGCCCCCATGGCCTTCCTCGACAACACCGGCCAGGACTGCTGCGCCCGCACCCGGATCCTCGTACAGCGTTCCGCCTACGACCGCTTCCTGGAGCTCGTGGCCCCCGGCATCGCGGCCGTGACCGTCGGCGACCCGCTCGACGAGAAGACGCAGATGGGCCCGCTGATCTCACGGACCCAGCTGGACCGCGTACGGTCGTACGTCACCGACGACCTCACCGCGATCCGCGGCACCGCCCCCGAGGGCCCCGGCTTCTGGTACCCGCCCACCCTCGTCACGGACGTCGCCCCCACCGCGCCCGTGGCCGCCGAGGAGGTCTTCGGACCGGTCGCCGTCGTCCTGCCCTTCGAGGACGAGGAGGACGCCGTACGCCTGGCCAACGCGACCGAATACGGCCTCTCCGGTTCCCTCTGGACCCGCGACATCGGGCGGGCGCTGCGCGTCTCGCGCGCCGTCGCCGCCGGCAACCTGTCCGTCAACTCCCACAGCAGCGTCCGCTACTGGACCCCCTTCGGCGGTTACAAGCAGTCCGGACTCGGCCGCGAGCTCGGACCCGACGCCCTCACCGCTTTCACCGAGACCAAGAACGTCTTCATCAGCACGGAGGCCTGA
- a CDS encoding glutamine synthetase family protein has translation MVDRMPPLAPEELRSLVASGEIDTVVLAFPDMQGRLQGKRFAAQFFLDEVLEHGTEGCNYLLAVDTDMNTVDGYEMSSWDRGYGDFAMHPDLATLRRIPWNPGSAFLLADLAWSDGSPVVAAPRQILRRQLERLAEAGYTAMVGTELEFMVFQDTYEQAWNSGYRGLTPANQYNIDYSVLGTGRIEPLLRRIRNEMQAAGLVVESAKGECNLGQHEIAFRYDEALTTCDQHSVYKTGAKEIASQEGVSLTFMAKFDEREGNSCHIHLSLADTDGRNAMAGDGPGGMSPVMRHFLAGQLAALRDFSLLYAPNINSYKRFRPGSFAPTAVAWGVDNRTCALRVVGHGRSMRFENRLPGGDVNPYLAVAGLVAAGLYGIEHRLELPEACGGNAYTADFAHVPTTLREAAELWENSEIAKAAFGPEVVAHYRNMARVELDAYDSAVTDWELRRSFERL, from the coding sequence GTGGTAGACCGCATGCCGCCGCTCGCGCCCGAGGAGCTCCGCTCCCTCGTCGCCAGTGGTGAGATCGACACAGTCGTCCTGGCCTTCCCCGACATGCAGGGGCGGCTCCAGGGCAAGCGGTTCGCCGCACAGTTCTTCCTCGACGAGGTCCTTGAGCACGGTACCGAGGGCTGCAACTACCTCCTCGCCGTCGACACCGACATGAACACCGTCGACGGGTACGAGATGTCCTCGTGGGACCGGGGCTACGGCGACTTCGCCATGCACCCCGACCTCGCCACCCTGCGCCGCATCCCGTGGAACCCCGGCAGCGCCTTCCTGCTCGCGGACCTCGCCTGGAGCGACGGCTCGCCCGTCGTCGCCGCGCCCCGGCAGATCCTGCGCCGCCAGCTGGAACGCCTCGCCGAGGCCGGCTACACGGCGATGGTGGGCACCGAGCTGGAGTTCATGGTCTTCCAGGACACCTACGAGCAGGCCTGGAACTCCGGCTACCGCGGCCTGACCCCGGCCAACCAGTACAACATCGACTACTCCGTCCTCGGGACCGGCCGCATCGAACCCCTGCTGCGCCGGATCCGCAACGAGATGCAGGCCGCGGGCCTGGTCGTCGAGTCGGCCAAGGGGGAGTGCAACCTCGGCCAGCACGAGATCGCCTTCCGCTACGACGAGGCGCTCACCACCTGCGACCAGCACTCCGTCTACAAGACCGGAGCCAAGGAGATCGCCTCCCAGGAAGGTGTCTCGCTCACCTTCATGGCCAAGTTCGACGAGCGCGAGGGCAACTCCTGTCACATCCACCTCTCGCTGGCCGACACCGACGGACGCAACGCGATGGCAGGGGACGGTCCGGGCGGAATGTCACCGGTGATGCGGCACTTCCTGGCCGGCCAGCTGGCCGCGCTGCGCGACTTCTCCCTTCTCTACGCCCCGAACATCAACTCGTACAAGCGTTTCCGGCCGGGATCCTTCGCGCCGACCGCCGTCGCCTGGGGCGTGGACAACCGGACCTGCGCGCTCCGGGTCGTCGGCCACGGCCGCTCCATGCGCTTCGAGAACCGCCTCCCCGGCGGCGACGTCAATCCGTACCTCGCCGTCGCCGGCCTGGTCGCCGCCGGGCTCTACGGCATCGAGCACCGCCTGGAGCTCCCCGAGGCCTGCGGCGGCAACGCCTACACCGCCGATTTCGCACATGTCCCCACCACCCTGCGCGAGGCCGCCGAGCTCTGGGAGAACAGCGAGATCGCCAAGGCCGCCTTCGGTCCCGAAGTGGTCGCGCACTACCGGAACATGGCCCGCGTGGAACTCGACGCCTACGACTCCGCGGTGACCGACTGGGAGCTGCGCCGCTCCTTCGAACGCCTGTAG
- a CDS encoding FadR/GntR family transcriptional regulator: MTDTASEGDAIARLNPVLRQVRAGNGFEEALEQILQVVRLGLVPGGERLPPERELAERMGISRVTLREVLKVLQDQGLVEARRGRYGGTFVLPRPDTPAGGAEEELRRRVAGVDIEDVLRFREVLEVGAAGLCASQGLTEEGTERLLGALAATHDAPLSAYRRQDTLFHLTLCELAGSATLTAQYAAVRATVNDLLDCIPLLVRNLEHSQQQHSTLVEAVLEGDAAGARETMREHCCGTAALLRGFLA; encoded by the coding sequence ATGACCGACACCGCGAGCGAGGGCGACGCGATCGCGCGCCTGAATCCCGTGCTGCGGCAGGTACGGGCGGGCAACGGTTTCGAGGAGGCGCTGGAGCAGATCCTGCAGGTGGTCCGGCTGGGTCTGGTGCCGGGCGGCGAGCGGCTGCCACCGGAGCGCGAGCTGGCGGAGCGCATGGGGATCAGCCGGGTGACCCTGCGCGAGGTGCTGAAGGTGCTCCAGGACCAGGGGCTCGTGGAGGCCCGGCGCGGGCGGTACGGCGGAACGTTCGTGCTGCCGCGGCCCGACACCCCGGCCGGCGGTGCCGAGGAGGAGCTGCGGCGGCGCGTCGCGGGGGTGGACATCGAGGACGTCCTGCGGTTCCGCGAGGTCCTGGAGGTGGGGGCCGCCGGACTGTGCGCCTCCCAGGGGCTGACCGAGGAGGGCACCGAACGCCTGCTCGGCGCCCTGGCCGCCACGCACGACGCCCCGCTCTCCGCGTACCGGCGCCAGGACACGCTCTTCCACCTCACCCTGTGCGAGCTGGCCGGGTCCGCCACCCTGACGGCCCAGTACGCGGCCGTCCGGGCCACCGTGAACGACCTGCTGGACTGCATCCCGCTGCTCGTGCGCAACCTGGAGCACTCCCAGCAGCAGCACAGCACGCTGGTGGAGGCGGTGCTGGAGGGCGACGCGGCCGGGGCCCGGGAGACGATGCGCGAGCACTGCTGCGGCACGGCGGCACTGCTGCGGGGCTTTCTGGCCTGA
- the eat gene encoding ethanolamine permease — translation MADDIEARLAAVPAPTTSPDGGDGPDEYLARRTLRRGSAGWLLLTGLGVAYVVSGDFSGWNVGLDKGGFGGLAIATVLMGAMYACLVFSLAELSTILPTAGGGYGFARRALGPWGGFLTGTAILIEYILAPAAIVIFIGDYVESLGLFGLTSSWPVYLGCFVIFIGVHLWGVGEALRFSLVVTAIAVAALLIFAVGAFTEFDASGLNNIPVDADALGSNSWLPLGVLGIWAAFPFGMWFFLGVEGVPLAAEEAKDPVRSMPKALSISMGILALLALITFFAATGAQGADAVKAAGNPLVVALEGDGGPTALSRFVNYAGLAGLVASFFSLIYAGSRQLFALSRAGYLPRFLSLTSKRKAPYLGLIIPGAIGFALAAATGNGARMLNIAVFGATISYALMALSHIVLRRREPDLERPYRTPGGILTSSVAFVLALSALVATFLVDKDAAFIALAVYAVALAYFAFYSRHHLVASAPEEEFAALAEAEAELTRD, via the coding sequence ATGGCCGACGACATCGAGGCACGGCTCGCCGCCGTACCCGCACCCACCACGTCCCCCGACGGCGGGGACGGCCCCGACGAATACCTCGCGCGCCGCACGCTGCGCCGCGGCAGCGCCGGCTGGCTGCTCCTCACCGGCCTCGGCGTCGCCTACGTCGTCTCCGGGGACTTCTCCGGCTGGAACGTCGGTCTCGACAAGGGCGGCTTCGGCGGCCTCGCCATCGCCACCGTCCTCATGGGCGCGATGTACGCCTGCCTGGTCTTCTCGCTCGCGGAGCTGTCCACCATCCTGCCGACCGCGGGCGGCGGCTACGGCTTCGCCCGCCGCGCGCTCGGCCCGTGGGGCGGCTTCCTCACGGGCACCGCCATCCTCATCGAGTACATCCTGGCCCCGGCCGCGATCGTCATCTTCATCGGCGACTACGTCGAGTCCCTCGGCCTCTTCGGACTCACCTCCAGCTGGCCCGTCTACCTCGGCTGTTTCGTCATCTTCATCGGGGTCCACCTCTGGGGCGTCGGCGAGGCGCTGCGCTTCAGCCTCGTCGTGACCGCGATCGCCGTCGCGGCGCTGCTGATCTTCGCGGTGGGGGCCTTCACCGAGTTCGACGCCTCCGGCCTGAACAACATCCCCGTCGACGCGGACGCCCTCGGCTCGAACTCCTGGCTGCCGCTGGGCGTGCTGGGCATCTGGGCCGCGTTCCCCTTCGGCATGTGGTTCTTCCTCGGCGTGGAAGGCGTACCGCTGGCGGCCGAAGAGGCCAAGGACCCGGTCCGCTCGATGCCGAAGGCCCTCTCCATCTCCATGGGCATCCTCGCCCTGCTCGCCCTGATCACCTTCTTCGCCGCGACCGGTGCCCAGGGCGCCGACGCGGTCAAGGCCGCCGGCAACCCGCTGGTCGTGGCCCTGGAAGGGGACGGCGGCCCGACCGCGCTCAGCCGGTTCGTGAACTACGCGGGGCTGGCCGGCCTGGTGGCCTCCTTCTTCTCCCTCATCTACGCGGGCTCGCGCCAGCTCTTCGCCCTCTCGCGGGCCGGCTACCTGCCCCGCTTCCTCTCGCTCACCTCGAAGCGCAAGGCCCCGTACCTGGGCCTGATCATCCCCGGCGCGATCGGCTTCGCCCTCGCCGCGGCCACCGGCAACGGCGCCCGCATGCTCAACATCGCGGTGTTCGGCGCCACCATCTCCTACGCCCTGATGGCGCTGTCCCACATCGTGCTGCGCCGCCGGGAGCCGGACCTGGAGCGCCCGTACCGCACCCCCGGCGGGATCCTGACCTCCTCGGTGGCCTTCGTGCTCGCGCTGTCGGCCCTGGTCGCCACCTTCCTGGTGGACAAGGACGCCGCGTTCATCGCCCTGGCCGTGTACGCCGTCGCCCTCGCCTACTTCGCCTTCTACAGCCGGCACCACCTGGTGGCCTCGGCCCCCGAGGAGGAGTTCGCGGCTCTCGCGGAAGCCGAGGCGGAACTGACCCGCGACTGA
- a CDS encoding gamma-glutamyl-gamma-aminobutyrate hydrolase family protein, whose translation MPRPLIGITTYVEDSTRYGVWDLPASLVPTGYHELVQAAGGAAVLLPPDEPGRAAEVLSRVDGLVVAGGPDLDPVHYGAVRDSRTGAPATVRDHWELALIAAALDADLPLLGICRGMQALNVALGGTLIQHLDGHVETPGVMSWHPVRPVPGTRYADLVPEEAQVPTYHHQAVDRLGRDLVVSAHAVDGTVEAIELPDPERWVLGVQWHPERDKDTRVMSALVGAASVRTAVPVG comes from the coding sequence GTGCCCAGGCCGCTCATCGGCATCACCACCTACGTCGAGGATTCCACCCGCTACGGCGTGTGGGACCTCCCGGCATCCCTCGTACCGACCGGGTACCACGAACTCGTCCAGGCGGCGGGCGGCGCGGCCGTGCTGCTCCCGCCGGACGAACCGGGGAGGGCGGCGGAGGTGCTGAGCCGGGTGGACGGCCTGGTCGTCGCGGGCGGCCCGGACCTGGACCCGGTGCACTACGGGGCCGTCCGCGACTCCCGTACGGGCGCCCCCGCCACGGTCCGCGACCACTGGGAGCTGGCCCTGATCGCCGCCGCGCTCGACGCGGACCTGCCCCTGCTCGGCATCTGCCGGGGCATGCAGGCCCTCAACGTGGCCCTGGGCGGCACGCTGATCCAGCACCTCGACGGCCACGTCGAGACCCCGGGCGTCATGTCGTGGCACCCGGTCCGCCCGGTCCCGGGCACCCGCTACGCGGACCTGGTCCCGGAGGAGGCCCAGGTCCCGACCTACCACCACCAGGCCGTCGACCGGCTGGGCCGCGACCTGGTCGTCTCGGCCCACGCGGTCGACGGCACGGTCGAGGCGATCGAACTGCCCGACCCGGAGCGGTGGGTGCTGGGCGTCCAGTGGCACCCGGAGCGGGACAAGGACACGCGGGTGATGTCCGCCCTCGTCGGGGCGGCCTCCGTCCGCACCGCGGTACCGGTGGGCTGA